One window of Solwaraspora sp. WMMA2056 genomic DNA carries:
- a CDS encoding DUF4166 domain-containing protein: protein MTSIFQRALGADFDRLHPHLQRRFGISSAQSTGCVGTGVMDRIWHGPAVTLPLLRLGATRHILFPEQGSNVPFCIENYAYRDSFGRETVTFVRSFDIAPHRRRRFDATMVYSPQRSAIVDYLGTHQHYGVLLDLRVDRRGALTIRTGEQRYAGHRFPVALSGAAEVREWWDDADDCFRIEVRVTNRFLGPVFGYRGRFTTRYVDTGTAPVPAAVRPVRENPRI from the coding sequence GTGACCTCGATCTTCCAACGGGCGCTCGGCGCCGACTTCGACCGGCTGCATCCCCACCTGCAGCGCCGCTTCGGCATCAGCAGCGCGCAGTCCACCGGCTGCGTCGGCACCGGCGTGATGGACCGGATCTGGCACGGCCCGGCGGTCACCCTGCCGTTGCTGCGGCTCGGGGCGACCCGCCACATCCTCTTCCCCGAGCAGGGCAGCAACGTCCCGTTCTGCATCGAGAACTACGCGTACCGCGACAGTTTCGGCCGGGAGACCGTGACGTTCGTCCGGTCCTTCGACATCGCGCCACACCGGCGTCGCCGATTCGACGCGACGATGGTCTACAGCCCGCAGCGGTCGGCCATCGTCGACTACCTGGGCACCCATCAGCACTACGGGGTGCTGCTGGATCTGCGGGTCGACCGGCGCGGCGCGCTGACCATCCGCACCGGCGAGCAGCGGTACGCCGGCCACCGGTTCCCGGTCGCCCTGTCCGGCGCGGCCGAGGTGCGGGAGTGGTGGGACGACGCCGACGACTGCTTCCGGATCGAGGTACGGGTGACCAACCGCTTCCTCGGTCCGGTCTTCGGGTACCGGGGCCGGTTCACGACACGGTACGTGGACACGGGGACGGCCCCGGTACCCGCTGCCGTGCGTCCGGTGCGGGAGAATCCCCGCATATGA
- a CDS encoding S1 family peptidase — protein sequence MALWPSAAQAAPVPLFAAGADTAAEISAELGDRSAGAYLDEATGRMVVTVTDATAARAARQAGAVARTVTYSSADLEAVTARIERAAAFVGTARAIDLAVNQVVVTVDSTVTGHRLALVEAAVAAAGDAARLEHTDGEFSLMIAGGEAIYGSNGSRCSLGFNVRTSTANYFVTAGHCTASAATWYANSSRSTVLGSRVVSSFPGNDYGIVQYTNNSIARPGAVYLYPGSQSITSVGNAYVGQSVRRSGSTTGVRSGSVTGVNASVTYPQGTVRGLIRTNVCAQPGDSGGALFAGTVALGMTSGGSGNCTTGGTTYFAPLNAVFAAYPTLRLV from the coding sequence ATGGCCCTCTGGCCGTCGGCGGCCCAGGCCGCACCCGTACCACTGTTCGCCGCCGGGGCGGACACCGCCGCCGAGATCAGCGCCGAACTCGGCGACCGCTCAGCGGGGGCGTACCTCGACGAGGCCACCGGTCGGATGGTCGTCACCGTCACCGACGCCACCGCCGCCCGGGCCGCCCGCCAGGCCGGCGCCGTCGCCCGTACCGTCACCTACAGCAGCGCCGACCTCGAAGCGGTGACCGCCCGGATCGAACGGGCCGCCGCCTTCGTCGGCACCGCCCGCGCCATCGACCTGGCCGTCAACCAGGTCGTGGTCACCGTGGACAGCACCGTCACCGGCCACCGGCTGGCCCTGGTCGAAGCGGCGGTCGCCGCTGCCGGCGACGCCGCCCGGCTGGAACACACCGACGGCGAGTTCAGCCTGATGATCGCCGGCGGCGAGGCCATCTACGGCAGCAACGGCTCCCGGTGCTCCCTCGGCTTCAACGTCCGCACCTCCACGGCCAACTACTTCGTCACCGCCGGGCACTGCACCGCGAGCGCCGCCACCTGGTACGCCAACTCCAGCCGCAGCACCGTGCTCGGCAGCCGGGTGGTCTCCAGCTTCCCCGGCAACGACTACGGCATCGTGCAGTACACCAACAACAGCATCGCCCGCCCCGGCGCGGTCTACCTCTACCCCGGCAGCCAGTCGATCACCTCGGTCGGCAACGCGTACGTCGGCCAGTCGGTCCGCCGCAGCGGCAGCACTACCGGAGTCCGCTCCGGCTCGGTCACCGGCGTCAACGCCTCGGTCACCTACCCCCAGGGCACCGTCCGGGGCCTGATCCGGACCAACGTCTGCGCCCAGCCCGGTGACAGTGGCGGTGCGTTGTTCGCCGGCACCGTCGCGCTCGGCATGACCTCCGGCGGCAGCGGAAACTGCACCACCGGCGGTACGACGTACTTCGCCCCGCTCAACGCGGTCTTCGCGGCGTACCCGACGCTG